Below is a genomic region from Pseudomonas svalbardensis.
CGCGAAAGGGCAGGTTTGTTTCGCAAAAATAGGCGCTACGAAAGCAGCGATTTTTTGATGTTTTGCATGTCCGTAATACGTGTAGGACGGCTCCCATAGTGGCGAGGGAGCTTGCTCCCGCCGGGTGGCGACGCAGCCCCAAACCCTGCCACGCTTTCCTACTCCCTGTAGCCGCTGGCGAAGCCTGCGTTCGGCTGCACAGCAGCCGTAAATCCAGTGTGCAGGGTTCATCTGACACACCGCGACTTCTGATTTTGCGACTGCTACGCAGCCGAACGCAGGCTTCGCCAGCTGCTACAAAAAACGAGCAACCGTCCTACATCCCCGGTTGCAGCCGCCAAAGTCGACGCTTATAGTTCGCCCCGTTGCCGGCAACAGTCGGCGATAGGGTTTCGCAGCCCTACAACACAGGCAGCAACCAGCACCATAATAAGCAACGACGGTCGCATCAGCGCCCGGAATCCGTTCTTTCTATGGTGGCTGTGTGTGGGAGACCTCCGGGTCTGCCGGGCTCCTGTGCCTCGGTCTGCGAACCCGCACACAGCTACCACCCATTCGTTTCGCAGCGAACGGTAGTAGCTCTTCTTTTATGTACAGGAAGATTTACTTATGCCAATGAATAACCCGCCACGCCGCTTCACCCCCATGTCCCAATTCGCAACCGACTACCCCGTCCTGCTCATCGACAGCGACGCCCCGCTACGCGAACTCCACAATTGCGTCAGCGAACGCCTCAACGCCGTCCTCAAATATCTGAATCTCATGGCCTGCACCAGCCTGCCGGACTACGCCGAGAACGACATCAACACCGTCACCAACATCGCCCGGATCATGATCCAGGATGTGAACGATGTGTTTCGGGTGATTGAGCAGCGCGGGTTTGATACGCCCAAGTAACAGTGATTGATTTTTAGGCAATAAAAACCCGCATTTCTGCGGGTTTTCTATTTGGCCAGCACATGCTCGCGATGACATTATCCGCAGCACTGCACCACTACCGGGCAGCTACTTCTAATGGCTTCACCACCGCCGTCTTCAACACCAACCACAACGCCGCCGCAATCAACACCCCGCCATAGATGTGCGCCATCGACAACGGCTCATCCAGCAACAACGCCCCCCACAACACCCCGAACGGCGGAATCAGAAAGGTCGTGGTCATCGACTTCACCGGCCCGACCGAACTGAGCAACCGGAAGTAAATAATGTACGCAAGCGCCGTACACACCAGTCCCAAACCCAGCAGCGACAACCAGACACTCCAGCCGCCCCAGCTCTCCGGTGGCTGGCTGATCACGCTGTAACCGAACAGCGGCAGCAAAAACAACGTCGCGCCGAGCATGCTGCCCACCGCCGATAGACGACTGTCGAGACCACCGGCCTGATCAAGCCAGCGGCGCGCGAGGAACCCGGCGAAACCGTAGCAGGTCGTGGCGAGCAGGCAGGCGAGGGCGCCCATCAGCAGTTCCATGTCGAACGCCACCGGACCGGCTCGGGTCAGGATGCCCACGCCCAACAGCCCGAGGAACACACCGCCAAGTTTGGCGGCGGTAAGCCTTTCATGGAAGAACAGACCGCCGATCAGCACGCCCATCAATGGCGTGGTGGCGTTGAAAATCGCCGAATAGCCGGCCGGCAGCACTTGCGCGGCCACCGAATAGAGGGTCGCCGGAATCCCGGAGTTGATCACCCCTAGCAGCATCACGGTTTTGAGTTTGCCTTTGAAATCCCAACTGATGCGCATCAGCCCGAGAATCACCAACAGACCGACCGCGGCAATCGACACGCGGAAAAAAGCAGTGGGGATTGTGCCAATCACCGGGGCGATGATGCGCATGAACAGAAAGCTCGCGCCCCAAATGGCGGCAAGCGACAACAAACGCAGAGTATCGACGGGGTTCACAGCGCTTTCCTTCCTTGATTGGCGCGCAAGTGTCGCGCCAGTCAGGACGCAAGGCAATGGTTGCGTTGCGTAACAAAGGGCCACTAAGCTCAGGCCCCAACGATAAGAATCAGCCGCCGAGGTTTTACCTATGCCGCAGCAATGGCCAGCCGCCGACATCGCCCGAATGATCCTCGATGGCTTTGACGATTATCGCGAGCATTTCCGCCAGATCACCGACGGCGCCCGGGCCCGCTTCGAGCAGGCCAAGTGGCAGGAGACGCAATCGGCGTCGGCCGCGCGGATCAATCTCTACGAAGAAAAAGTCAGCGAAACGGTGGGGCGGCTACACATCGCTTTCGACGACGACACGCTGGATGTCAGCTGCTGGCCGCTGGTCAAAAGCGCTTACATCACGCTCATCGACCTGCGCTTCGACGATGAACTGTCCGAAACCTGGTACAACTCGATCTTCTGCGGGCTGTTCAGCCACGACCTGATCAGCGACGGCTGCATGTTCATCCACACCACCCGGCCGAGCCTGCGCCGGGCCCGCGCCGCACAAACCCGCACGTACAAGCCCCAGGGCCAGTTGTCCGGGATGCTGGCGAGCATTTTTGCCGACTACCGCTTCAGCGAGGATTACGCCAACCTGGCGGGCGACCTGTCTCGACTCGAAGGGCAATTGCGCGAGAACCTGCCGGACTGGGTCTGCAAGGATCCGGAGTTGAGCGTCGAACTGTTTTCCTCGGTGCTTTACCGCAACAAAGGCGCGTACCTGGTCGGGCGCATCTACACCCAGGACGAACAATGGCCGCTGGTGATTCCGCTGCTGCACCGCGAAGGTCGCGGGATTCAGATCGATGCGCTGATCACCGATGAAGCGGACGTGTCGATCATCTTCTCGTTCACCCGTTCGTATTTCATGGTCGACGTGCCGGTGCCGGCGGAGTTCATCGGTTTCCTCAAGCGCATTCTGCCGGGCAAGCACATCGCCGAGCTGTATACCTCGATCGGTTTCTACAAACACGGAAAATCCGAGTTCTACCGGGCGCTGATCAATCACCTGGCCAACACCGACGACCAGTTCATCATGGCCCCGGGCGTGCGTGGCATGGTGATGAGCGTGTTTACCCTGCCGGGCTTCAACACCGTATTCAAAATCATCAAGGATCGCTTCTCGCCGTCAAAGAACGTCGACCGCGCCACGGTGATCGAGAAGTACCGTTTGGTGAAAAGTGTCGACCGGGTGGGGCGTCTGGCCGACACCCAGGAATTCGCCGACTTCCGTTTCCCGTTGAGCAAGTTCGACCCGGCCTGTCTGGAAGAATTGCTCGAAGTGGCAGCATCCACCGTGTCGGTAGAGGGCGACACCGTGCTGATCCGCCACTGCTGGACCGAACGGCGGATGACGCCGTTGAACCTGTATCTGGAGAACGCCAACGACGCTCAGGTCCGCGAGGCACTGGAGGATTACGGCCTGGCGATCAAGCAACTGGCGGCGGCGAACATCTTCCCCGGCGACATGCTGCTGAAGAACTTCGGCGTTACCCGTCACGGGCGGGTGGTGTTTTATGACTATGACGAGATCTGCTTCTTGACCGAGGCCAACTTCCGGCACATCCCGCTACCGCGCACGCCGGAAGACGAGATGGCGTCGGAGCCTTGGTATTCGATCGGGCCGCTGGATGTGTTTCCTGAAGAGTTTCCGCCGTTTTTGTTTGCTGATTCGGGGCAAAGGAAGTTGTTTGATCAGTTGCATGGTGAGTTGTACAACGCCGATTACTGGAAAAGCCTTCAGGAAGCCATTCGCGCCGGGAAGGTGATTGATGTGTTCCCGTATCGGCGCAAGGGGTTGGATAACGAGTAGTTCTCTGCGATTGCTGCGCAATCGATCGCGAGCAGGCTCGCTCCCACCTTTGACCGTGGTGCCCCCGATTTTGTGGTCGCTATAGATCCAATGTGGGAGCGAGCCTGCTCGCGATCGGCCGCGCAGCGGTCGTAAAATCTGCGACAATCCGCCCCCTGCGCCACTAGACGACTTATTGCGTACCTGATGACTGACGAATCGCCTTCCATCGACAAACTGCTGAAAAACCTCGATCACGCCATGCTCGCCGACCGCCACCGGCTGCGGCGGCAGTTGCTTGAGCTGCGTAAAAAACCTGACGAGGCCAAGCTGGCCCAATGGGTAACGCGCATGCAGGCGTCCTGTGATCAGGTGCTGGCGCGGCGGGCCAGCCTGCCGGTTATTCGCTACGACGACAGCCTGCCGATCGCCGCCAAGCGCGACGAAATCAAAGCAGCGCTGCTCAAGCATCAGGTGCTGATCATTGCCGGTGAAACCGGTTCGGGTAAAACCACCCAGTTGCCGAAGATCTGCCTGGAAATCGGTCGCGGTCAGCATGGCCTGATCGGCCACACCCAGCCCCGTCGAATCGCCGCCCGCAGCGTGGCGAGCCGGGTCGCCGAAGAACTGGCGACGCCGTTGGGCGCGTTGGTCGGCTATCAGGTGCGGTTCGAAGATCAGAGCGATTCCAACACCCTGATCAAGCTGATGACCGACGGCATCCTGCTGGCGGAAACCCAGAACGACCGTTACCTCGAACGCTACGACACGATCATCGTCGACGAAGCCCACGAACGCAGCCTGAACATCGACTTCCTGCTCGGTTACCTGAAAACCCTGCTGCCGCGTCGTCCGGACCTGAAAGTCATCATCACCTCGGCGACCATCGACCTGGAGCGTTTCTCCAAGCATTTCGATGATGCGCCAATTGTCGAAGTCTCCGGCCGCACCTTCCCCGTGGAAACCTGGTATCGCCCGCTGACCCTGGAGCAGGACGAAGAGGGCAACCGCGTCGAGGATGACTTGACGGTGGATCAGGCGATTCTTGCCACCCTCGACGAAATCGCCGCGTTCGAACGCAGCGAGCGCAAGAGCCCCGGCGATGTGTTGGTGTTCCTGCCCGGCGAGCGTGAGATTCGCGACGCGGCGGACATGCTGCGCAAGGCCCAGCTCAAGCACACCGAGATTCTGCCGCTCTACGCGCGGCTGTCGCCGGCCGAACAGCAGCGGATTTTCCAGTCGCACCCAGGCCGTCGCGTGGTCCTGGCGACCAACGTCGCGGAAACCTCGCTGACCGTGCCGGGCATTCGTTACGTGATCGATAGCGGCACCGCGCGCATCAGCCGTTACAGCTACCGCGCCAAGGTCCAGCGCCTGCCCATCGAAGCCATTTCCCAGGCCAGCGCCAACCAACGTAAAGGTCGATGCGGACGGGTCGAACCGGGCATTTGCATCCGCCTCTACGGCGAAGAAGATTTCATCGGTCGCCCGGAATTTACCGACCCGGAAATCCTGCGCACGAACCTCGCCGCCGTAATCCTGCAGATGCTGCACCTGCGTCTCGGCGAGATCACCGATTTCCCGTTTATCGAGCCGCCGGATGGCAAAGCCATCAGCGACGGTTTCAACCTGCTGCAAGAACTCTCGGCGGTCGACCGCAACAGCCAGCTGACCCCGCTTGGCCGCCAATTGGCGCGGTTGCCGGTGGACCCGCGCATGGGCCGCATGTTGCTGGAAGCGGCGAAACTCGGCAGCTTGCAGGAAGTGCTGATTGTCGCCAGCGCCATGTCGATTCAGGACCCGCGCGAGCGTCCGCCAGAACGTCAGCAAGCGGCGGATCAGGCGCATGCTCAGTGGAAGGATGTGGACTCGGACTTCGCCGGGCTGGTCAATCTGTGGCGTGGTTTCGAAGAACAGCGCCAGGCGTTGACCGCCAGCCCGCTGCGTAATTGGTGCCGCAAGAACTTCCTGAATTACCTGCGTCTGCGCGAATGGCGCGACTCCCATCGGCAGTTGAGCCTGATCTGCCGCGACATGCAGTTGAGCCTCAATAAAGAGCCGGCGGATTACCCGAAACTGCACAAAGCCGTGCTCTCGGGGCTGCTCAGCCAGATCGGTCAGAAAACCGAAGACGGTGACTACCTCGGCGCCCGTCAGCGGCGTTTCTGGATTCACCCGTCATCGGGCCTCGGCAAGAAGCGTCCGCAATGGCTGATGGCCGCCGAACTGGTGGAAACCACCAAGCTCTACGCGCGCATGGTCGCCAAGATCGACGCCGACTGGATCGAACCCTTGGCCGGGCACCTGATCAAGAAAAACCACTTCGAACCCCATTGGGAGAAGAAGCGCGGTCAAGTCGTGGCGTTCGAGCAAATCACCTTGTTCGGGCTGATCGTGGTCGGTCGCCGGCCGGTGCATTACGGGCCGATCGACCCGGTGGTGTCTCGTGAATTGTTCATTCGTGAAGGCCTGGTACGCGGCGAGATTCAGTCCAAGGCCAAGTGCCTGACGGCCAATGCGCAACTGCTGGAACAGCTCGACGAACTGGAAGCCAAGGCTCGCCGTCGCGACATTCTGGCGGACGAAGAAACCCTGTTCGCCTTCTACGATGCGCGACTGCCGGCGGAGATCCACCAGACCGCGACCTTCGACAGCTGGTATCGGGTCAACAGCCAGAAAGACCCGCAGCTGCTGATCATGCGCGAAGAAGACGTGCTGGCCCGGGAGGCGAGTGAAGTCACCGCGCTGCATTACCCGGACACCTTGCACATCGGTGATCTGGAGTTGGCGCTGAGCTACCACTTCGAACCTAACCACCCGCGTGACGGCGTGACCCTGCGTGTGCCGGCGCCGTTGTTGCCGATGCTGCCGCCGGAACGTCTGGAGTGGCTGGTTCCCGGCGTGATCGAGGCCAAGTGCATCGCGCTGGTACGCAACCTGCCCAAAGCCCTGCGCAAGAATTTCGTACCGGTGCCGGACTTCGTCAAAGCCGCATTGCAACGCATGACCTTCGCCGAGGGCTCGTTGCCTCAAGCGTTGGGCCGTGAACTGTTGCGCATGACCGGTGCGCGGGTCAGCGATGAAGCCTGGGCGGAAGCGTCGCAGCAGGTCGACAGTCATTTGCGGATGAACCTGGAAATCGTCGACGGCCAGGGCAAGTTCCTTGGCGAAGGGCGTGATCTGGCGGAACTGACCGCACGCTTTACCGAAGCCAGTCAGGCCGCGTTGGCTGTGCCGCAAACAGCGAAAAACCAGCAACCTGTGGAGCCGAAAGTGTTTGCCGCCGTCGCCGAGAAAACCCAGCAGAAGATCGCCGGGCTGTCGATGACGGTGTATCCGGCGCTGGTGGAAGAGGGCGGCACGGTCAAGGAAGGACGTTTCTCGACGCCGGCCGAAGCCGAGTTTCAACATCGTCGGGCCTTGCAGCGTTTGCTGATGCAGCAACTGGCCGAACCTGCGAAGTTCCTGCGCAGCAAGTTGCCGGGGCTGACCGAATTGGGCCTGATGTACCGCGACATGGGGCGCATCGACAGTCTGGTCGAAGACATCCTGCTGGCCAGCCTCGACAGCTGCATTCTCGATGGCGAAGATCCGTTGCCTCGTGATGGCGCCGGGTTGGCCTCACTGGCCGAACGCAAGCGCGGCGGCTGGACCGAGCACGCCGAGCGCCTGGCCAAGCTGACGCTGGAAATCCTCAAGCTCTGGCACGGCCTGCAAAAACGCTTCAAGGGCAAGATCGACCTGGCGCAAGCCGTGGCCCTGAACGACATCAAGCAGCAGCTCAGTGATCTGGTGTATCCGGGCTTCGTCCGTGAAACCCCGATGCAGTGGCTCAAGGAGCTGCCGCGTTATCTGAAAGCGGTCGAGCAGCGCTTCGAGAAAATCGGCGCTCAGGTGCAGAGGGACCGGGTCTGGAGTGGCGAGTTATCTGGCCTGTGGACGCAATATCAAACGCGCGCCAACAAACATGCCCAAGAAGGCAAACGCGATCCGCAACTGGAGCTCTATCGCTGGTGGCTGGAGGAATACCGGGTTTCCCTGTTCGCCCAACAATTGGGGACCAAGGTGCCGATCTCCGACAAGCGCCTGAACAAGCAATGGACCCAAGTCGAACCGTAACCCCCTGTGGGAGCGGGCTTGCTCGCGAAGGGGCCGTCAGCTTCAACATCAATGTTGACTGATACACCGCTTTCGCGAGCAAGCCCGCTCCTACATTAGGTACGCGTTGCTCTCGCAAAAGGCGCCAAACCCCAATGTTTATGGCAAACTTCGCGCCTATAAACGCCGGCCCCGCGGTTTTGAGCTTTCACAGGTCTGGGCGGATCGGAATAAAGCGATGCCAGGTTTGCTCCCCCTGACGGGAGCAGATCCTTTGTGTGTTGGTACGTCGGTGCCAACACTTTCTGCCTGAACAGATTAGAGAAACGACCATGCATAACGTCGTCATCAGCGGCACCGGCCTGTACACCCCGGCCAACAGCATCTCCAACGAAGAGCTGGTGCAGTCTTTCAACGCTTACGTCGCGCAATTCAACGCCGACAATGCCGACGCCATCGCGCGCGGCGAAATCGAAGCGTTGACCGAGTCCAGCGCGGCGTTTATTGAAAAAGCCTCTGGCATCAAAAGCCGCTTTGTCATGGACAAGGAAGGCATTCTCGACCCGCAACGCATGGCGCCACGCCTGCCGGAACGCTCGAATGACGAGTGGTCGGTGCTTTGCCAAATGGCCATCGGTGCCGCCGAGCAAGCCTTGCAGCGCGCCGGCAAGACCGCCGCGGACATCGACGGCGTGATCGTCGCCTGCTCCAACCTGCAACGGGCCTATCCGGCCATCGCCATCGAAGTCCAGGAAGCCTTGGGTATCCAGGGTTTCGGTTACGACATGAACGTCGCCTGCTCTTCGGCGACCTTCGGCATTCAGGCGGCGGCCAACAGCGTGCAACTGGGCCAGGCCCGGGCGATCCTGATGGTCAACCCGGAAGTCTGCACTGGGCACCTGAACTTCCGCGACCGTGACAGCCACTTCATCTTCGGCGACGCCGCGACTGCGGTGATCATCGAACGTGCTGACCTGGCGACGTCCAAGTACCAGTTCGATATCGTCAGTACCAAGCTGCTGACCAAGTTCTCCAACAACATCCGCAACAACTTCGGCTTCCTCAATCGCGCGGCGGAAGAGGGCATCGGTGCCAAGGACAAACTGTTCGTGCAGGAAGGCCGCAAGGTGTTCCGCGATGTCTGCCCGATGGTCGCCGAGCTGATCGCTACGCACCTGGAAGAGAACACGCTCAACATCAGCGACGTGAAACGCTTCTGGCTGCATCAGGCCAACCTCAGCATGAACCACCTGATCGTCAAGAAGCTGCTGGGCCGCGAAGCCACCGAAGAAGAAGCCCCGGTGATTCTCGACACCTACGCCAACACCAGCTCCGCCGGTTCCGTGATCGCGTTTCACAAGAACCAGGACGGTCTGGCCGCCGGTTCGCTGGCTGTGCTCAGCTCGTTCGGCGCCGGTTACTCGATTGGTAGCGTGATTCTGCGCAAGCGCTGAGTTCGTCAAAAAAAGATCGTCCGAGTTCGGACGATTTTTTTTGCGCAGACAAAAAAACTCGCGTTGCTGTATCGGACGGATGATGGGGACCGATACAGCAACGCGAGTTTGGTAAAGCAGCTCTGGCTTCCTTGCCCGAGCCGTGTAGCGTGGATCAGAACTTGGCTTCTGCGTCCAGTTGCAGGGTGTTGATTTTCGAATCCCGCAGGGTGGCGTTGGTGTAGTCGGAGTCAGCCATTAAGTACGTCGCGCCGAGGGAGAAGTTCTTGTCGATCTCGTAGCTCACTTTCAGCTTGCTGCCACGCGAACCGGTGAAACCGTTGGCGAAGTCGGAGTCGGTGAAGGCGCCGACCACCGCGTTACGCTGTACGTCGCGGTAGTTGTAGTCCACTCCGAAGCCGTAGAACTTGGTCTTGACGCCAGCCAGCCAGCCCATGTCCTGATCGTTGCTGGCATCGTCGTTGGTGACGATTTGACCGTAAAGCGACAGCGGCATTGGCAGGCCGCCGATGTCGAGCTGACCAAAGCCTTCGTACAGTTTGAACTGTTCGTTCGCAGTGTTGCCGTTGACGGCCAGTCGGCATGTTGCCGCGGCACACGTATTGTTGATGTCGTTGTCGTTGTCGTAGGCGTAGAGACTGCCGCCCAGAGTCATTTTCAAGTAGTCGGTGATCGCGAAACGCGCGCCCAACTGGCCGGCATACAGACGCAGGTCATGACGGAACTGCTTGCCTTCGCCGTCGACGTTGTCCTTGAGCGTGTAGTGACCGGCGCTACCGAACATCTCGACAGGGCCCAGCGCGTGCTTGTAGGTTGCTGCCAGACCTTCAGGGCTGATGTCGCTATCCCAGATGATGTCGCCGGTGCTCACCCACGGTTGCGGCATCTTGCCGCCGATCAAGTGCAGGTCCTTGATGGCCGTCGGGTGGTAATCCACGTAGCCCTGGTCCAGCCAGATATCCTTCTTGGTGAAGTTGTTGTCCAGGCTCTGGTTGGTGGAGCGCGAATCGTTGTCGCTGCCCGTGGCGATCCGGATGCCGGTGTCGACTTGCGGGTTGATTTCGGTGTAGGCACCCAGGCGGACACGAATGCGTTGACGGTCCTGGTCGCCAGTGTTGGAAACACCATCGTTCTTGACTGTTTCCTGACGGAAACGAACATCGCCCTTGAACTGGGTCTTGGCAGCCCACGCCAGTTTCTGGTCGAAGGTGCTCAGTTCATTGGTTTTCTTCGCGGTCGCCGCGATCTGCTCGTTGGTCTCTCGCTGAGCCTGACGGGCGATTTGCTGGTCTTTCTGATCGCTGGCCAGCTCGGCTTGCAGTTCGGTGTACTGCGCAGGAGAAATCGAGCCGTTTGCCTTGAGCATGTCGAGCAGTTTGGCGTCGACTGCGGCGCTGGCCGGAACACTCATGGCCAGCAGCAACCCACCACACAAGGCCGCCGCAGTTTTCGTGGAAGCAAGACGCATATCAATCTCCGAAGATGTAATGGGATGACTGAGCCATCCAGGACACAACCGACCGTTGACGGACGGAAAACAGTGGCCGGCTATAGAATCCGGCGCTCTAAAAACAGGCGCCAGTATCGCGATGGTTTATGACAGTGCAGTGGCAAGATGATGGCGTCTCGATGACGATACAAATATGGCGTACACCCTGGCCCAGAGCCCTGTCGGCGGATTGCTCGTGTGGATTTTTTGGCGATGGGCGATACTCGCCGGGCTTTCACGCAAAGAAGTAGGGAAGAACTGATGCCGCTGCAACGTCTGGAAAGTCTGTCCGAAATCGCGTCGCAGACGTGGGACGCCCTGGTGCCCGAGAATCAGCCCTTTCTGCGCCACGCCTTTCTCAGCGCACTGGAAGACAGCGGCAGCGTCGGCCCTCATTCCGGCTGGCAACCCGAGCATTTGCTGCACATCGAAGGCGATCGCCTGATCGCCGCGTTACCCAGTTACCGCAAATGGCATTCCTACGGCGAGTACGTGTTCGATCACGCCTGGGCCGATGCCTGTGAGCGTGCCGGTATCGATTACTACCCCAAGCTGCTGACGGCTGTGCCGTTCAGTCCGGTCAGCGGCCCGCGTTTGCTGGCGGCCACGCTCGAGGACGGTTTCGAACTGTTGAAAAGCCTGCCGGGCTACCTTGAAATCGAACAACTCTCCAGTGCCCACATCAACTTCACCGACCCGTTCACTGACGCAGCATTGGCCGAGCAGCCGGGCTGGTTACAGCGAATCGGCTGTCAGTACCACTGGCAGAATCGCGGGTATCGGGATTTTCAAGACTTCCTCGACGTCCTCAGTTCGCGCAAGCGCAAGCAAATGCGCAAGGAACGCGAACAAGTGGCGGGGCAGGGCATTGATTTCGAATGGCTTGAAGGTAAGCAACTCGATCAGGCACAGTGGGATTTTGTCTATGCCTGCTACGCCAATACCTACGCAGTGCGTCGGCAAGCGCCGTACCTGACGCGGGAGTTTTTCAGTTTGCTGGCCGAGCGCATGCCAGAGTCGATTCGTGTGGTGTTGGCCAAGCAGGGCTCACGGCCGGTGGCCATGGCCTTCAGTCTGGTGGGCGGCGACAGTTTTTACGGTCGTTACTGGGGCTGTCTGGCGGAGTTTGATCGTTTGCACTTCGAGACCTGTTTCTATCAGGGCATGGACTACGCGATTACCAATGGCTTCCAGCGTTTCGATGCCGGTGCCCAGGGCGAGCACAAGTTGATTCGCGGGTTCGAACCTGTGATCACTCATTCATGGCACTACTTGCGTCATCCCGGCCTGAAAGCTGCCGTCAAAGACTTCCTGCAGCAAGAGCGCGTTGGCGTGCTGGCGTATGCCGAGGAAGCGAGGACAGCCTTGCCTTACCGGCAAGACTGATGGGGTGCAGACCAGAGCGGGGAAACGATCAGGCAGGAAGATTCAATCGATCCCGACAAACCCACCTGTCTGGTGCTGCCACAACCGCGCATACAACCCGCCATGGGCCAGCAGTTCGGCGTGGCTGCCGGTTTCGGCGATCTTGCCTTTTTCCAGCACCACCAGCCGGTCCATGCGGGCAATGGTCGAGAGCCGGTGGGCGATGGCTATCACGGTTTTGCCCTGCATCAGGGTTTCGAGGCTTTCCTGGATCGCCGCTTCGACCTCCGAATCCAGCGCCGAGGTGGCCTCGTCCATGATCAGGATCGGCGCGTCCTTGAGCAGCACGCGAGCAATCGCAATCCGCTGACGCTGGCCGCCGGAGAGTTTCACCCCGCGTTCACCGACGTGGGCATCGAAACCGGTGCGGCCTTCGGAGTCCGACAACAACGGGATGAACTCATCGGCGCGGGCCTTGTGTACCGCTTCCCAAAGTTCGGCGTCGGTGGCGTCGGGTTTGCCGTACAACAAATTGTCGCGGATCGAGCGATGCAGCAGGGACGTGTCCTGGGTGATCATGCCAATGCGCTCGCGCAGGCTTTCCTGGCCGACTTCGGCAATGTTCTGGCCGTCGATGAGGATGCGTCCGCCCTCCACGTCATAGAGGCGCAGCAGCAGGTTGACCAGGGTTGACTTGCCGGCACCGGACGGACCGATCAGGCCGATTTTTTCACCGGGCTTGATGGTCAGGTTGAGGTCGCCGATGATCCCGCTCTTCTTGCCGTAGTGGAAATCCACGTGCTCGAAACGCACTTCGCCACGGGTGACCGCCAGCGGTTTGGCCTGCTCTCGATCGGTGACGCTGACCGGTTGAGAAATGGTCTGCAAACCGTCCTGAACCATGCCGATATTTTCGAAAATGCCGGTGACCACCCACATGATCCAGCCGGACATGTTGACGATGCGGATCACCAGGCCGGTCGCCAGGGCAATCGCGCCTACGGTGATCAGCGACTGCGTCCACAGCCACAGGGCCAGGCCGGTGGTGCCGACGATCAGCAAGCCGTTCATGCTGGTGATGACCACGTCCATGCTGGTGACCACCCGGCCGGCCAGTTGGGCTTTTTCGGTTTGTTCCTTGATCGCTTCGCGAGCGTATTGCTGCTCGAAGTTGGTGTGGGCGAACAGCTTCAGGGTGGTGATGTTGGTGTAGCCGTCGACGATCCGCCCCATGAGTTTGGAGCGCGCGTCGGAGGACACCACCGAGCGTTCCTTGACCCGTGGCACGAAGTAGTAAAGGGCACTGATGAAGGCGACGATCCAGGTCAGCAGCGGGATCATCAGGCGCCAGTCGGCTTCGGCAAACAGCACCAGCGAGCTGATCGCGTAGATCAGCACGTGCCACAGCGCGTCCACCGCTTGCACAGCCGAATCGCGCAGCGAGTTGCCGGTCTGCATGATGCGTTGGGCGATGCGCCCGGCGAAGTCGTTCTGGAAAAAATTCAGGCTCTGTTTGAGCACATAACTGTGGTTCTGCCAGCGGATCAGGCTGGTCATGCTGGGGCTCAGGGTCTGGTGCACCAGCAGGTCATGCAGGCCAACAAAAATCGGCCGAAAAACC
It encodes:
- the hrpA gene encoding ATP-dependent RNA helicase HrpA, yielding MTDESPSIDKLLKNLDHAMLADRHRLRRQLLELRKKPDEAKLAQWVTRMQASCDQVLARRASLPVIRYDDSLPIAAKRDEIKAALLKHQVLIIAGETGSGKTTQLPKICLEIGRGQHGLIGHTQPRRIAARSVASRVAEELATPLGALVGYQVRFEDQSDSNTLIKLMTDGILLAETQNDRYLERYDTIIVDEAHERSLNIDFLLGYLKTLLPRRPDLKVIITSATIDLERFSKHFDDAPIVEVSGRTFPVETWYRPLTLEQDEEGNRVEDDLTVDQAILATLDEIAAFERSERKSPGDVLVFLPGEREIRDAADMLRKAQLKHTEILPLYARLSPAEQQRIFQSHPGRRVVLATNVAETSLTVPGIRYVIDSGTARISRYSYRAKVQRLPIEAISQASANQRKGRCGRVEPGICIRLYGEEDFIGRPEFTDPEILRTNLAAVILQMLHLRLGEITDFPFIEPPDGKAISDGFNLLQELSAVDRNSQLTPLGRQLARLPVDPRMGRMLLEAAKLGSLQEVLIVASAMSIQDPRERPPERQQAADQAHAQWKDVDSDFAGLVNLWRGFEEQRQALTASPLRNWCRKNFLNYLRLREWRDSHRQLSLICRDMQLSLNKEPADYPKLHKAVLSGLLSQIGQKTEDGDYLGARQRRFWIHPSSGLGKKRPQWLMAAELVETTKLYARMVAKIDADWIEPLAGHLIKKNHFEPHWEKKRGQVVAFEQITLFGLIVVGRRPVHYGPIDPVVSRELFIREGLVRGEIQSKAKCLTANAQLLEQLDELEAKARRRDILADEETLFAFYDARLPAEIHQTATFDSWYRVNSQKDPQLLIMREEDVLAREASEVTALHYPDTLHIGDLELALSYHFEPNHPRDGVTLRVPAPLLPMLPPERLEWLVPGVIEAKCIALVRNLPKALRKNFVPVPDFVKAALQRMTFAEGSLPQALGRELLRMTGARVSDEAWAEASQQVDSHLRMNLEIVDGQGKFLGEGRDLAELTARFTEASQAALAVPQTAKNQQPVEPKVFAAVAEKTQQKIAGLSMTVYPALVEEGGTVKEGRFSTPAEAEFQHRRALQRLLMQQLAEPAKFLRSKLPGLTELGLMYRDMGRIDSLVEDILLASLDSCILDGEDPLPRDGAGLASLAERKRGGWTEHAERLAKLTLEILKLWHGLQKRFKGKIDLAQAVALNDIKQQLSDLVYPGFVRETPMQWLKELPRYLKAVEQRFEKIGAQVQRDRVWSGELSGLWTQYQTRANKHAQEGKRDPQLELYRWWLEEYRVSLFAQQLGTKVPISDKRLNKQWTQVEP
- a CDS encoding beta-ketoacyl-ACP synthase III translates to MHNVVISGTGLYTPANSISNEELVQSFNAYVAQFNADNADAIARGEIEALTESSAAFIEKASGIKSRFVMDKEGILDPQRMAPRLPERSNDEWSVLCQMAIGAAEQALQRAGKTAADIDGVIVACSNLQRAYPAIAIEVQEALGIQGFGYDMNVACSSATFGIQAAANSVQLGQARAILMVNPEVCTGHLNFRDRDSHFIFGDAATAVIIERADLATSKYQFDIVSTKLLTKFSNNIRNNFGFLNRAAEEGIGAKDKLFVQEGRKVFRDVCPMVAELIATHLEENTLNISDVKRFWLHQANLSMNHLIVKKLLGREATEEEAPVILDTYANTSSAGSVIAFHKNQDGLAAGSLAVLSSFGAGYSIGSVILRKR
- a CDS encoding putative porin; the protein is MRLASTKTAAALCGGLLLAMSVPASAAVDAKLLDMLKANGSISPAQYTELQAELASDQKDQQIARQAQRETNEQIAATAKKTNELSTFDQKLAWAAKTQFKGDVRFRQETVKNDGVSNTGDQDRQRIRVRLGAYTEINPQVDTGIRIATGSDNDSRSTNQSLDNNFTKKDIWLDQGYVDYHPTAIKDLHLIGGKMPQPWVSTGDIIWDSDISPEGLAATYKHALGPVEMFGSAGHYTLKDNVDGEGKQFRHDLRLYAGQLGARFAITDYLKMTLGGSLYAYDNDNDINNTCAAATCRLAVNGNTANEQFKLYEGFGQLDIGGLPMPLSLYGQIVTNDDASNDQDMGWLAGVKTKFYGFGVDYNYRDVQRNAVVGAFTDSDFANGFTGSRGSKLKVSYEIDKNFSLGATYLMADSDYTNATLRDSKINTLQLDAEAKF